The following proteins are encoded in a genomic region of Streptococcus gwangjuense:
- the trpB gene encoding tryptophan synthase subunit beta: MTTKGYFGQFGGSFVPEPIQALLDELEVTFEKYKDDPEFLAEFRHYLKDYSGRETPLYFAESLTEHLGGAKIYLKREDLNHLGSHKLNNVLGQILLAKRMGKKRVIAETGAGQHGVATAAAAAKFGMACDVYMGAEDVERQRLNVFRMEMMGATVHAVETGTRTLKDAVDAAFGAWMNDLEAFYVLGSAVGPHPYPTIVHEFQKVISEESRRQILEKEGRLPDYVIACVGGGSNAIGAFSQYVADEEVKLVGVEAAGHGLDTDKHAATMTKGSIGIVDGMKTYAVFKEDGELAPVYSISAGLDYPGVGPEHAYFKDSGRVEYVAATDEEAVQALLLLSKTEGIIPAIESSHAIAEAVKRAPKLSKDDIIIINVSGRGDKDVAAIADYLEAKK, encoded by the coding sequence ATGACAACTAAAGGTTATTTTGGACAATTTGGTGGTAGTTTTGTACCGGAGCCGATTCAGGCTTTGTTGGATGAGTTGGAAGTGACATTTGAAAAGTACAAGGATGATCCAGAATTTTTGGCAGAATTTCGCCATTACTTGAAGGATTATTCAGGTCGAGAAACACCGCTCTATTTTGCAGAAAGTTTGACAGAGCACTTAGGTGGCGCTAAGATTTATCTCAAGCGCGAAGACCTTAACCATCTTGGTTCTCATAAACTCAACAACGTTTTAGGACAAATTCTTTTGGCCAAACGCATGGGCAAAAAACGAGTAATCGCTGAAACAGGAGCTGGTCAGCACGGTGTTGCGACAGCAGCGGCTGCAGCCAAGTTTGGTATGGCCTGTGATGTCTACATGGGAGCAGAGGATGTGGAACGTCAACGTCTCAATGTTTTCCGTATGGAGATGATGGGAGCAACTGTTCACGCAGTTGAAACAGGGACTCGTACCCTCAAAGATGCGGTTGATGCAGCCTTTGGAGCATGGATGAATGACCTTGAAGCCTTCTATGTTCTGGGATCTGCTGTGGGACCTCACCCATATCCTACAATTGTCCACGAGTTCCAAAAGGTCATCAGTGAAGAATCTCGCCGTCAAATCTTAGAAAAAGAAGGTCGTTTACCAGACTACGTTATTGCCTGTGTAGGTGGTGGTTCTAATGCTATTGGTGCATTTTCTCAGTATGTGGCTGATGAAGAAGTTAAATTGGTTGGGGTTGAAGCTGCTGGTCACGGACTTGACACAGACAAGCACGCAGCTACTATGACAAAAGGTAGTATCGGAATTGTCGATGGCATGAAGACTTATGCAGTCTTTAAGGAAGATGGAGAGCTAGCTCCAGTTTACTCTATCTCAGCTGGATTGGACTATCCAGGGGTTGGCCCAGAACACGCATACTTTAAAGATTCAGGTCGCGTGGAATATGTGGCTGCGACAGACGAAGAAGCTGTTCAGGCTCTCCTCCTTCTTAGCAAGACTGAAGGAATTATCCCAGCGATTGAAAGTTCGCACGCTATCGCAGAAGCAGTTAAACGTGCACCGAAACTAAGTAAAGACGACATTATCATCATCAATGTCTCTGGTCGTGGAGACAAGGACGTAGCTGCAATTGCGGACTACCTAGAAGCTAAAAAATAA